GAACCAACTTTGTCCTCCTTTATAGAGTCCGCATTATTTGCAAAACCATCCTTCCACAAGAAACCACCATCTTGATTACTACTAGTAGTGGGAGAACTTGAGGATTCTTCTTTTATGGAAATATCAGCAATATCCGAAGCAAGTTTCTTTGTTTCAACACCCTCCTGCGAACTAACCTATAAATCCAAGGCATCAAATTAGAAGAATAACACTAGATATACAAATTCTTATCAAATTCTCAAGTAACTCAAATTCTTATCCTATGGAAAGTACTTGGATTGTGTAAAGAGAGATCATAGAGATGGAGACAAAGAGATATAGCAATTGAGATAATGACACACAAAAATAGTTTCTGCAAAAGTCTAGTGAAGGCCATCATGATTTGTCTAagaacaaaattttcaaaagtagAAACTAGCATGCCACCCTTATAGTGATAACACTTTTTACCTTTTCTTCCCAAATTCCAAATCTTCTAATAAGAACCCTACCTTAGTCAATTCTCATCAACTCATCATGGATTTCAACAAGGCTAAAGATGGGATTGGCGTTGTTTGTGTGCTGCTGCTGGAAGTTTTGAAGACATAAGCAAGAGAAAGGAAGCAGCAAAGACTAGGGATagatttgataatttaatagtAATGCTAATCCTTTTATTATACATTGTGTGTACTTTGTTTGGAACAGAAAATCCTAAGTAGACAAAAATCTTCTTGTAGCTCACTTTTCTTCTTTGGGGATTGTTAATAGGGCAATGCTTACAGGAACAAAATGGATGAAAGAAATAATGGAGTATATATCACCTCATCTAgcttagaaattaaattttctgCACACATAGGCTTTGCAGATACTATATGCTATAAAAATGTCCATGTGGAATCGCACAATATAATCCcccaattaaattttaataaaaggcTCACTTGCAAGCCATGACAGGAATGGACATGAATGGAAATGCTTATAATTCCGAAAACAATGAAACCAATGGTGGTGCAAACTAGGTACCCTTGGGCTCTGAAATGCTTATAATTCCGAAAACAATGAAACCAATGGTGGTGCAAACTAGGTACCCTTGGGCTCTGAAATGCTTATAATTCCGAAAACAATGAAACCAATGGCAAAAATGCTTATAACtaattctaattaaaaaataatattttacctAGTATCAActaaataaacataataaacAAACAACCCTATACCTTGTCCTTTTGGTACTTGTAGAAGACATCCCAATACCTCTTGCCTTTTTTGTCATACTTCTCTGCCACGTGTATCAGCAATTCAACTAGTTAGTGCTTTAATTTCTTTGAATTTGCAGCCAATACTACTTGATTAACTAACTTCCATATATAAATTACAAAGAtgctatttattattattagttaccTTGAGCTCTTGTAAGGATGAGTGACAAAACCCTCTTTAGCTGGCAGTGGCACtacatttttgttaaatatatttatgaaaagAGTTCTTATATAAACTGAGACATGTTCTTCAACCCACTAATTAACTCTAATAATTTAGACCACTTCTAAATATGCATAGGAAAATAAGTGAAAAAATTAGACCACTTCTGTGAGCTAAGTTCCAGCTTATCTAATGAAGGAACACACCCCCAATCCTCAACAAGTGGAGGAGGTCCCAGCAACACAGGAAGTTTGATGCACGGACGTATCGAACACTTCGCCTCGACAGTCTGCAAGTTTTGATATCATCATAAGTTGAAAGCAAATTtgttaacaattaataaagtaaccTGCACatatatcaatgaagcttagtttttattattgagATGCATAAAATCTCTTCACTATAATAGTGTTATCTTAAAGCTATACTGTTACATTAGAAAAGCAATACATTTTTATGCAAGTTATGTTCAATTAAGTtaattgcaaaaaaaattagaccactatatgtatatagcttgaatttaagaaattaatacCACTGAGCCTGGAACTGGAGAATCTGTGTGCAAAATGGAAGAATCTCCTCATTGTTTTCCATCAGAAGAAAGAAAACCTTGGCAGGAGCATCAGCAACTCTGAAAGCTTCTGCAGTTGCCCATACTAACCACAAGCTAGGGAAAACACTGAAAATTCAGCACAAGAAACTCAGAAAAGACGCACATCATGATGATGAaagtgaaaatagaaagaaaaggaaaaatacaCAGTACATACAGTTGTTTCTGAACATGTTTGGGCCTCGAACCTCAAAGCATAGCATTATATGCTAGCGACTTGAAAAAGCATATTCAATAAGCACATACACTACACCCTCTCAAAGAACATATATACATCCTAAACACATTCCTCAATTTCCCCAATTTGAGAATAAAATTAGCTTCCTAAGATTACAGAGGAGAAAAAACCCTAACCTGAGACATGATTGCAGCGGTCAGTAAGGATTACAGCAGAGACAGCTCAGGCAGAGCAGCAAGGACGTGATGCATTGGCGAGCCGACGACAACCATCGAGCAGCGACGACGACCAGAGACGACTCAGGCAGCACAAGGCAGAGAAGAGGGATTACAGCAGCGGCGGATCCGGCAGCGAAGGTAGAAACGGCAACAGCAGCGCAAGTCAAGAGATTTCAAAATGGCGGAGAAGAGCAGAAGTTTCAGAACAGCGCGGGTAGAAGAACACATCAGACCAGACTATAGCAGAACGCGATGTGAGCAAAAGAATACAGCGCGAGCAAAGTAGAACACCGCGCGAGCTTAAGCAGTGATGAACATGATGACGACGAGCAGAGAGGAATGCAGAACGGGCGTCAATGTCGTTTAAGGGGAAAATTGAGTTAGGGTTAGGATTTTGATTCTGAAATGATATGGTTGGAGACTTCGGGTTTTGTTTCTAAGTAATGGTAGTCAGGAATGTGATGAATCAATTATTGCTTGAtgttttttgtgcttcttttcttgttttttggtTGAGTCAGGaggaaaagaataattttaaaaaataaataaaaataaaaattctagtGAAATAACTTTAGACAACACTTAGAAGGGGAAGTTCATTAAACATTTAAAGGCAACTCTTAGAAAGTATAATAGATAAATACTATAAATGTtgtctatttaatttataaaacaaCGCTTTTTTACATGTATCTCAAATTGATCAAAGAGAACGTTTGCAGTATGTTGGTTAACAAAGAGTtgcaataattttatttctttgcaACAAATCTTAAATGTTGCTTTTGACCATTTTAGACAACACTTTTTAAAAGTTACTTATATCATATGTTGCGATAGCTCAAAAATGTTGTAGTGTTAATGGCATACAAACTAAACACATTCTGTCAATAGATGTGAACATTCACCAATATATGGATGATAGATAGAGAATTAGTCAATGTCTACTTTGGGCGGAATATTTAAAAGGCAAAACCATTAGGCATAAATTAAGATCCAAAGGTGATTGGCATTATGTGCTATATAACTAACTAGTTTAATATCTAACTAGTCTACACAAACAAAACCATAACAAAAAAGCTCAGGTAACATTTATACCTGACACTCACACATGCTGCTCAATATACTTCTCACAAGACATAACCTGCGAACCTTCGTTCATTATCTTTTTCCAGACCCTAGCACGAAAGGTTCCATGTATATTGCCAGATTGCGCCCCAAAAGTAATGTAGAACATTGTGCCAGCAACACATTGAGCATTTGATTTGATAAGcttatcaaatataaaagttGTATTCTGCATAAGAGTGCAAAGATCCACATGCATAATATAATTAGAAGAATATTTAAGCACATAATATCACCATACATAGATTAAACTTAGAATCAAAATCAATATAGAACCAATTTACATTGCTCTCATTGTAGACTTTCAAAGCTTTCTTGGAAAATTCTATCAATGGAGGGCGGTTTGCTTCGGTCAACGTATAGGGCTTAATTGAACCAGGTAGAATGCCTTCAAACCAGTCAACATCGAATCCCTGGAAAGCCAAAATTCAAACCCCAACTAGTAAGATCATTATATCACAGAACACGAGAACAAAATAGTTAAATCACTAAATGTGTTGTGAGAGATCAGAAGGCGTACGTTGCTTTCAGCAACCTGCCTCCGATGTTCACGAATTTCTTCATCAGTCATTAAACGTCTAGGCGTAAACGGCACATATTCGGAATCAGAATCGGAATCAGTATCATCTTCtgtctcttcctcctcttcttcttcgtcaGAGGCAGCCGTATCCTCAACAactttctcttcatcttcttcttcggaGGAGGTATTGCCTCTGACACAAGGCCTTTTGGCGTGCTGCTCCAGAGTCTCTTGTTTCTCTTTCTCCAATTGCACGATACGATCATCCAAATCCATCTGATTTCCCTTTTCAACTCATACATTTTCCAATCGCAATAATCAGAATATAATATATACtcaccaaaaaaacaaaaataaataaataaaataagcagAATATATGAATACAGATAACCgaacaaaaataacaacaatcacagtgatgataataataaaagcagAAGATTTAACGAATTTGGAGACGAAGAAGGACTCAAAATTCACCTTAAACTTGCAAATTGCAACGTAGTAGCAGAACCTCCACTTGGAGTTTTCGGTGAATTGGGGTTCGGGTTAGGGTTTAAATTATCAGCCCCGGGATTCTTTTTATAAACGAAAACGGTTTTTTAATTTGACCACCAGGAAGTAGACCGAAAACAAACCCTCGTatctttattaataaaaaatcttagggagagagaagagaataGAGTTTTCATTTAATTTAGAATTGTTGTACATAAAACACCTAAACTAAAAGGCTATTTATAGttaaggataagataagatatataaaattataattattaataaattatagagCAGTGCTAAAAAGTCAGTAATTTTTaggttttataattattaattggtcattaataatatttttaataatatgaaattatatttaataataagaaatcaCTCAccttttttatgattaaatgcTGAccaaattgttaaaaaaatgctagtccctagacttttcctaaattatatttaaagaaACGGATA
The Arachis duranensis cultivar V14167 chromosome 5, aradu.V14167.gnm2.J7QH, whole genome shotgun sequence genome window above contains:
- the LOC107488971 gene encoding uncharacterized protein LOC107488971, producing the protein MLCFEVRGPNMFRNNLWATAEAFRVADAPAKVFFLLMENNEEILPFCTQILQLSRRSVRYVRASNFLCCWDLLHLLRIGEKYDKKGKRYWDVFYKYQKDKVSSQEGVETKKLASDIADISIKEESSSSPTTSSNQDGGFLWKDGFANNADSIKEDKVGSLSFTVTSVISRQPNELNKKSVMSDGMNSIQRSPQLKSPVAKLAARTKVPFGKGYSQMDWLKLTRTHLDLAGSLNLLP
- the LOC107488981 gene encoding uncharacterized protein LOC107488981: MDLDDRIVQLEKEKQETLEQHAKRPCVRGNTSSEEEDEEKVVEDTAASDEEEEEEETEDDTDSDSDSEYVPFTPRRLMTDEEIREHRRQVAESNGFDVDWFEGILPGSIKPYTLTEANRPPLIEFSKKALKVYNESNNTTFIFDKLIKSNAQCVAGTMFYITFGAQSGNIHGTFRARVWKKIMNEGSQVMSCEKYIEQHV